In Topomyia yanbarensis strain Yona2022 chromosome 2, ASM3024719v1, whole genome shotgun sequence, one DNA window encodes the following:
- the LOC131685573 gene encoding ATP-sensitive inward rectifier potassium channel 12-like, which produces MYTNRCKNVTLPRINIDKGSFNRDQTSIDESNLLLLGSPRSVKLSPSIYTPLTTVARSSPGLAALGSSTPRSPSRRAGAYRPSVFAHRLHRRAVFKNGYCNIAPIKGSRRHIRFLQDMFTTLVDARWRYTLMVFALGFVCSWLFFALLYWFIAYAHGDLDEQRLPHNQGSIGWKPCVTSIYSFASCFLFSLETQHTIGYGNRATTEECPEAIFVMTLQSVHGVMIQALLAGIIFAKMTRPKSRSQTLLFSKQAVISMRDGELCLMFRVGDMRKSHIIGANIRAQLIRGKMTREGELMAQYQIELEVGVDGCGSDMFFIWPQIVVHRIHADSPLYGLTALELLQEKFEIVVILEGTIESTGQTTQARSSYLSSEILWGYRFEPILFYNKQKQTYEINLEKFDEPVPVETPCCSAKELMEGANYSSHENLVDKRSFEYGSLVEKLHRFQVDDEKSQHRLTLDGAACELQHQPPTAAAAVAAASNVTVNGNVCSKE; this is translated from the exons ATGTATACTAACCGGTGTAAAAATGTGACTCTACCACGGATCAACATCGATAAGGGCTCCTTCAATCGGGATCAAACCTCCATCGACGAAAGTAATCTGCTGCTACTCGGAAGTCCTCGTTCCGTTAAATTGTCGCCATCGATTTACACACCGCTGACCACGGTCGCACGGAGTAGTCCCGGACTGGCAGCACTCGGTTCCAGCACACCACGGTCGCCCAGTAGAAG AGCCGGTGCCTATCGACCGAGTGTATTTGCCCATCGTCTTCACAGGAGGGCGGTCTTCAAGAATGGTTACTGCAACATCGCCCCGATCAAGGGTTCCCGGAGGCACATTCGCTTCCTGCAGGACATGTTCACAACGCTGGTGGATGCTCGTTGGCGCTACACGTTGATGGTGTTCGCCCTCGGATTCGTCTGTTCGTGGCTATTTTTCGCCCTACTGTACTGGTTCATTGCGTATGCCCACGGAGATCTGGATGAGCAACGTCTACCGCATAATCAAG GCTCGATCGGTTGGAAGCCATGCGTCACCAGCATTTACAGTTTTgcttcctgtttcctgttttctCTTGAAACACAGCACACTATCGGGTATGGAAACCGAGCTACGACAGAAGAATGTCCAGAGGCCATCTTTGTCATGACGCTGCAATCGGTGCACGGAGTAATGATTCAGGCTCTGCTGGCCGGAATAATCTTCGCAAAAATGACCCGTCCGAAGAGCCGTTCACAGACGCTACTCTTCTCCAAGCAGGCGGTGATTTCGATGCGCGATGGTGAACTGTGTTTGATGTTCCGGGTTGGGGACATGCGCAAAAGTCACATAATAGGCGCAAACATTCGGGCTCAGCTCATTCGGGGTAAAATGACTCGGGAGGGAGAACTGATGGCTCAGTATCAGATCGAGCTGGAGGTTGGAGTTGATGGGTGCGGTTCGGACATGTTTTTCATATGGCCGCAAATCGTGGTCCACCGGATACACGCTGATTCGCCCCTGTATGGGTTAACAGCGCTGGAGTTGCTGCAGGAAAAGTTTGAGATCGTGGTAATTCTGGAAGGGACAATCGAATCGACCGGTCAGACGACCCAGGCCCGATCCAGCTATTTGAGCAGTGAGATTTTGTGGGGATACCGATTCGAACCGATTCTATTCTATAACAAACAGAAGCAAACCTACGAAATTAATCTGGAGAAATTTGATGAACCAGTTCCGGTGGAGACGCCCTGCTGCTCAGCGAAGGAACTGATGGAGGGAGCCAACTACAGCAGTCATG AAAATCTCGTCGACAAACGATCCTTCGAATATGGCAGTCTGGTCGAAAAATTGCATCGCTTCCAGGTGGACGATGAAAAAAGTCAACATCGACTGACACTTGATGGAGCCGCTTGCGAATTGCAGCATCAGCCACCAACGGCGGCAGCGGCGGTAGCAGCGGCCTCAAACGTCACTGTTAATGGTAACGTATGTTCAAAGGAATGA